The Deltaproteobacteria bacterium genomic sequence AGTCAAGCATTCAAAGCCGGAGACAATGTCCTCTTTGAAGGGGCTCAGGGTACCCATCTCGATATTGACCACGGAACCTACCCTTTCGTGACCTCATCCAACACGGTTGCCGGAAATGCGTGCTGCGGCGCCGGCATTGGCCCTACCCAGATCCATGCTGTCATTGGCATAGTAAAGGCTTACACGACTCGCGTGGGAGCTGGTCCTTTTCCCACGGAGCTTCATGACAAAACAGGCGAGTTCATTCAAGAGAAAGGAGTCGAGTTTGGCGCCACCACGGGAAGGCGGAGAAGATGCGGATGGCTCGATACGGTGATGGTCCGCAATTCTGCTCGCTTAAACAGTCTCACAGGTCTTGCTATAACAAAACTCGATGTTCTGAGCGGCCTTGAGACCCTCAAGATCTGCATGGCCTATCAACATGAGAAACATCGACTCCACGAGTTCCCCGCCTCTTTAAAGGCGCTCGACCTGTGCAAACCCGTCTTCGAGGAGATGCCAGGATGGTCTGAGGATATCACAGGAATTCAAAACATCGATGAGTTGCCCGAGAACGCCAGGGCCTATCTCAAGCGGTTGGAAGAACTGGTGGAAACCCCGATTCAAATGGTTTCCGTCGGCCCCGGACGCCAACAGACCATAGTCATTGAAAATCCTTTTGATGGCCGCTAATGAGATGGTCGACTACGAGAGACTCGGGAGCCCCTGTCCACGTAAATATTGACAATTTCAGAGAAGTGGCCTAAAGATTAGTATTAAGTCGGGACGTGGCTCAGCCTGGTAGAGCACAGCGTTCGGGACGCTGGGGTCGCTGGTTCAAATCCAGTCGTCCCGACCAAGTAAAATCAATAGGTTAGCCGCTCTTTCGAGAGCGGCTTTTTTCTTTATTTTGGTAATGTATTACCAGTCATTTTCGGGGGATTTCCAGGGGCGGGAGTTTGTTGATCGTTTTGCGATGGAGCCTTAAGTCGGCAAAAGTTTACCAATGTTTTGGGGCGGCTGTCATGCAGCTCGTGAGGCCTTATCAATATCAATAATCTTTTTCCCTTCAATGTAGTCCTTTGTTTCATAGCTGGCGATCTTTTGCAGTTTCTTGGTAATCCGGGCCATCCTCTCAATCTTATCCATGATACGCTCTATGTGGTTGTGCAGCGGATTTTCCTCTAACAAGTCATTGAGTGAACGTTCGCAACATGCGAATAGTACTTGCATTGGTTGGCTGAATTCATGGCAGATGGCACCGGCCATTTCTTGGACTCCTTGCAACCTTTCTCTCTGGAACCGCTCCCGCTCCAAGAGCTTCAGTTGAACCACTTTTTTTTCTAAGCTCTTAACCTGCCCTTCCAATTCTTTATATGTTGGCCTCTTGCTCACTGCAAATTCCCTTTACAAGATGGAGACTGCAGGAATTGTGCCAAAATGCTGCAAAGACGTAACACTGTATAATTCCAAATAATACAAGAGACATGTCGAGACACACGGAGAGGTAAGCTTGAGGCAAGCTGCTCTAGATGGTCCTGTTTTGTCAAAGTTTTGACTCTTGGTAAAAATCTGAGCCCAGAGGACGCGACTCTGGTTATCCCCAAAAAAGGCCCCTGACGCCAGTAAAAACCAGGGGCCTTTGAAAGGAAGGTGGCTACGACAAGTCTCCCACCCAAGGTTATTGTATGAAAACATCGTGCCAAAACAGCAAATTGAGGCTATTCACCTTGTTTCTAGGCAGTTAGCCACAATCACACAAAAAACGAAGCCTTCGTTGTTGGTAATAAATGTCACAAATTGAGAAAAGAAATGCCACACCCTAAAGCAATTTTATCTTGACAATGGGAATCACAACGTAGTAATTTAATTATTGTCGAATTCAGGAGCCGAAGCTCCTATTATATTGTATTCGGGAGCTAAAGCGCCCGCCATCTTTTCAGAAGTTTCTAACATTTAACACCACTTAAGGCCTAAAATCGAGCCACGAAGGTTCAGGTCAGCAGAAATGACCAGCCTTTGTGGCTTTTTTTTTGGGGGGGAAAAAGGAGGAAATTATGAAAAAGGGTACTGTGTTTGCTACGTTGTCGGTATTAACTCTCATTATGGCAGGTCCGGCTTTGGCTCATTACGGGATGGTCATACCCTCTGACCAGATGGTGATGCAAGGAGAAAACACCAATATCAAAGTGGACCTCATGTTCTGGCATCCGTTTGAAGGCCATGGCATGGAACTGGTGAAACCTGCCAAGTTCGGCGTGTTGGCCAATGGTACTGAGAAAAAGCTGCTTGGTTCTCTCAAATCCACCAAGACAGAAGGCCATCAAACATGGACCACTACATACAAAATCAAGCGCCCCGGAGTTTATGTGTTTTATATGGAGCCTAAACCCTACTGGGAGCCGGCAGAGGACTGCTACATTATCCATTACACCAAAGCCGTGGTAACTGCCTTTGGCGATGATGAGGGTTGGGACGAGGAGATCGGACTCAAGACAGAGATTGTCCCCCTGTCCAAACCTTTCGGACTGTACGCCGGTAATGTTTTCCAGGGGATCGTAAAGCTGGACGGAAAACCTGTACCATATGCCGAGGTTGAGGTTGAGTACTACAATGAGGATGGCAAACACACTGCGCCGACCGACTATATGGTGACCCAAACCGTAAAGGCGGATGGCAATGGTGTTTTTACCTATGCCACCCCAAAGGCCGGTTGGTGGGGTTTTGCCGCTCTGAACACCTCCGATGTCACGAAAAAATACCAGGGCGTGGAAAAGGATATCGAACTTGGAGCCGTGCTCTGGGTCAAGTTTCACGACATGAAATAAACTATGCATATCTCAGAAGGGGTGCTGTCCCCAAGTGTACTCATAGCGGGAGCGGCTCTAACAGCTACAGGTGTTGCTATTGGCCTGAGAGGCCTTGATCATGAAGAGATTCCTTCTACGGGGATACTCTCCGCCGCTTTTTTTGTGGCCTCTCTGGTGCACGTTCCTATTGGCCCTTCTTCAGTCCACCTGGTCCTTAATGGCCTGTTGGGTTTGATTCTTGGCTGGAAGGCCTTTCCCGCTATCCTGGTCGGTCTTGCACTCCAGGCCCTCCTTTTTCAGTTTGGCGGCATCACATCGCTTGGTGTAAACACACTGAATATGGCCCTTCCTGCCGTCATATGCTACTATTTGTTTGCATGGGGTGTGAAGAAGGGCGCCAGGCAGCTCGTATTTACTGTTACGGCCTTTG encodes the following:
- the cbiM gene encoding cobalt transporter CbiM encodes the protein MHISEGVLSPSVLIAGAALTATGVAIGLRGLDHEEIPSTGILSAAFFVASLVHVPIGPSSVHLVLNGLLGLILGWKAFPAILVGLALQALLFQFGGITSLGVNTLNMALPAVICYYLFAWGVKKGARQLVFTVTAFACGACAVLISGVLVGFSLYLTGEAFLPAAKLVVAAHIPVMLIEGGLTTACALFLRNVKPELLEGQYVPESS
- a CDS encoding adenylosuccinate synthase translates to MSNIVVIGTQWGDEGKGKVVDVLAEKARIVVRFQGGNNAGHTMVVAGESFISHLIPSGILHPDKICVIGNGVVVDPDVLIQEIQDLQARGISVGPDNLLVSENAHLIMPYHKLIDHGREKLKGAQKLGTTGRGIGPCYEDKVTRRGIRFCDLIDQDVFEEKLNNILDEKNFYLKEFLKSETIEQASILRKYLPYADVLRPHVTNVSMVISQAFKAGDNVLFEGAQGTHLDIDHGTYPFVTSSNTVAGNACCGAGIGPTQIHAVIGIVKAYTTRVGAGPFPTELHDKTGEFIQEKGVEFGATTGRRRRCGWLDTVMVRNSARLNSLTGLAITKLDVLSGLETLKICMAYQHEKHRLHEFPASLKALDLCKPVFEEMPGWSEDITGIQNIDELPENARAYLKRLEELVETPIQMVSVGPGRQQTIVIENPFDGR
- a CDS encoding DUF4198 domain-containing protein, with the translated sequence MKKGTVFATLSVLTLIMAGPALAHYGMVIPSDQMVMQGENTNIKVDLMFWHPFEGHGMELVKPAKFGVLANGTEKKLLGSLKSTKTEGHQTWTTTYKIKRPGVYVFYMEPKPYWEPAEDCYIIHYTKAVVTAFGDDEGWDEEIGLKTEIVPLSKPFGLYAGNVFQGIVKLDGKPVPYAEVEVEYYNEDGKHTAPTDYMVTQTVKADGNGVFTYATPKAGWWGFAALNTSDVTKKYQGVEKDIELGAVLWVKFHDMK